A single window of Liolophura sinensis isolate JHLJ2023 chromosome 6, CUHK_Ljap_v2, whole genome shotgun sequence DNA harbors:
- the LOC135468756 gene encoding dynein regulatory complex subunit 5-like, whose amino-acid sequence MAEPPLSAESDKGAGDEDAKSVQSAGSKPASKSPSRVGSAHSHESGNNSTASKDKGPNIIPSPVDLGKDNPAADWRNMRRIIAEDPEWSLATVPLMVELCVKHIVQNFENNSQILNSLLDKHKVKVLEKISTDIPLKVTANLVEDEGYWKRCCKARWEICDVSAYADSWKRMYFERNLQAIIEHFVPGTTDPTILNETLDLSSRYVKKLDIRQLLPPVRETPKGPDFDDASDAGSDAGDELECDHFNFTPICPKLPFLEELHLTYGVKDCGMNFEWNLFQFTARDCLQLAQCVAACKTLKVFKLHRSKVDDDKVRVLISNILDHPSLVELDLSHNTISDRGARAVGKFINNHSQLVKLNLCDNAIRAAGAQAIAHALTKNTTLKVLNLRLNRLGDEGGQAICRALLKNSTLTDLNMASNDMAEPTAAILSQVVAQNTTITSLDLSCNRLGPDGGKQLQEGMDENSVITIMDLRLTECGQEAEYCINQILNRNREQERERRLAENAQTKKHSSAIKAPGLPQA is encoded by the exons ATGGCAGAACCACCTCTTAGTGCTGAATCGGACAAAGGAGCAGGAGATGAGGATGCAAAGAGTGTACAGAGTGCTGGCAGTAAACCAGCATCCAAATCCCCGTCCAGGGTGGGATCAGCACATTCGCATGAAAGTGGCAACAACAGCACAGCCAGTAAGGACAAGGGCCCTAACATAATCCCCTCACCAGTGGATTTAGGGAAGGACAACCCAGCTGCAGACTGGCGTAACATGCGACGAATCATTGCTGAAGATCCAGAATGGTCACTGGCAACAGTGCCTCTTATGGTGGAGTTATGTGTCAAACACATAGTGCAAAACTTTGAGA atAATTCACAAATCCTAAATAGTTTACTGGATAAACATAAAGTGAAAGTTTTGGAGAAAATATCCACTGATATTCCACTAAAAGTTACTGCAAACTTAGTTGAGGATGAAGGATATTGGAAAAGATGTTGCAAAGCCAGGTGGGAAATATGTGATGTGTCTGCTTATGCGGACAGCTGGAAGCGAATGTACTTCGAAAGAAATTTGCAAGCAATTATTGAGCACTTTGTACCAGGAACAACAGATCCAACAATCTTAAATGAAACTCTCGATTTATCATCTCGGTATGTCAAAAAACTGGACATTCGTCAGCTCCTTCCTCCTGTCAGAGAGACTCCGAAAGGACCAGATTTTGATGATGCCTCAGATGCAGGAAGTGATGCAGGTGATGAACTGGAGTGTGACCATTTTAATTTCACACCAATATGTCCCAAACTACCATTCTTAGAAGAGTTACACCTAACATATGGAGTGAAGGATTGTGGAATGAACTTTGAGTGGAATCTGTTCCAGTTCACAGCCAGGGACTGTCTTCAGTTGGCCCAGTGTGTAGCCGCCTGTAAAACTCTCAAAGTCTTTAAGCTGCACAGAAGTAAAGTAGATGATGACAAAGTGCGAGTGTTAATCAGTAATATTTTAGATCACCCCTCTCTGGTAGAATTAGATCTCTCTCACAACACCATCTCTGACAGGGGAGCCAGAGCGGTGGGGAAGTTTATTAACAACCACAGTCAGCTGGTTAAACTGAACCTCTGTGACAATGCTATCAGAGCTGCTGGAGCCCAGGCTATTGCTCACGCCCTCACCAAAAACACCACACTAAAAGTGCTCAATCTTCGGCTCAACCGGCTCGGGGACGAAGGAGGACAGGCCATCTGCCGAGCTCTGCTCAAAAACAGCACCCTGACAGACCTCAACATGGCCAGTAATGACATGGCGGAGCCAACTGCTGCTATACTGTCACAAGTTGTGGCCCAAAACACTacaattacctcccttgacctGTCTTGCAACAGACTTGGACCT GACGGTGGCAAGCAACTCCAGGAAGGGATGGATGAAAACTCGGTTATAACCATAATGGATCTGCGGTTGACGGAATGTGGCCAGGAAGCAGAATACTGTATCAATCAGATTCTTAACCGTAACCGAGAGCAGGAACGGGAGAGACGGCTAGCTGAGAATGCCCAGACCAAGAAACACAGCTCTGCCATCAAAGCCCCTGGCTTGCCTCAGGCCTAA